The genome window GCCCCTCCCGGTCAATGGTCAGGGTGAGGGTTTCCCCCGGGCGTTGGCGAATATCCTCGGCCAGTTGCCCAAAGTTCTGCGTGGCCTGCCCATTGAGTTCCACGATCCGATCTCCCGGGCGCACTCCCGCCTCCTGGGCCGGGCCAGCGTGTACTTCCGCCACGGTGGGGGTGAGATCCGCCTTGGGATTGGGCAGGCCGGAGGTCATGGCCACGCCGTAGAGAATGAGCAGCCCCACGATGAGATTCATGGTGATGCCGCCGAGCAGCACGGCAATGCGCTTCCACCACGCCTTTTTGTACATGGCGTGGGGCTCCTCCTCCGGGGTCAGGGCCGGATCCTGGGCCGTCATGCCAGCAATATCGCAAAACCCGCCAAAGGGCAGGGCCTTGAGCCCGTACTCCGTTCCGCCGCGCCGGAAGGAAAAGACCTTGGGCCCAAAACCAATGAAGTAGCGCCGCACCCTCATGCCGCAGGCGCGCGCCACCGCCAGGTGCCCCCATTCGTGCAGGGCGATGGTCACCGCAATGCCCAGGGCAAAGAGCACCATTCCCATGAGGTATCCCGCCATAAAGCCTCTCCTTTATTCCTATCGCCTGCGCCTCAGCGCGCCAGGGTAGC of Corynebacterium sp. 21KM1197 contains these proteins:
- a CDS encoding site-2 protease family protein; amino-acid sequence: MAGYLMGMVLFALGIAVTIALHEWGHLAVARACGMRVRRYFIGFGPKVFSFRRGGTEYGLKALPFGGFCDIAGMTAQDPALTPEEEPHAMYKKAWWKRIAVLLGGITMNLIVGLLILYGVAMTSGLPNPKADLTPTVAEVHAGPAQEAGVRPGDRIVELNGQATQNFGQLAEDIRQRPGETLTLTIDREGQRSQVEVVAATGERGQGVIGVASAPVENAIATFGPVEAVGVAATYAKDLMVSTVQALGQLPAKIPGVVASIFGAERAADSPMSVVGASRAGGEFVERSYWGMFWMLLASLNFFLAVFNLIPLPPFDGGHVAVVLYEKVRDALRRLRGLAPAGPADYTRLMPLTYAIGAALLTLGLVFVVADVVNPVRLFP